A genome region from Gouania willdenowi chromosome 9, fGouWil2.1, whole genome shotgun sequence includes the following:
- the ctu1 gene encoding cytoplasmic tRNA 2-thiolation protein 1: protein MPVQCSSCTEKRAVLKRPKTGHSLCKECFFWAFEEEVHRTIMAGELFKPGEIVAIAASGGKDSTVLAHVMKLLNQRHNYGLELMLLSVDEGITGYRDDSLETVQRNQQQYELPLKIVSYKELYGWTMDAIVKQIGLKNNCTFCGVFRRQALDRGAMLLKVNRICTGHNADDIAETVLMNVLRGDIARLCRCTAISTASEGEGVVPRCKPLKYAYEKEIVLYAYFKKLDYFSTECIYSPNAYRGHARTFLKDLESIRPSAIIDVIHSGENLSVRDSVKMPVQGSCSRCGYISSQMLCKACMLLEGLNRGLPKLGIGKPHRLHEKILSKQPLTEEEERKLKPAVF, encoded by the exons ATGCCTGTCCAGTGCAGCAGCTGTACTGAGAAGCGTGCTGTGCTGAAGCGTCCCAAAACTGGCCACTCTCTTTGTAAGGAATGTTTCTTCTGGGCCTTTGAGGAGGAGGTTCATCGGACCATCATGGCTGGAGAGCTGTTCAAACCTGGCGAGATTGTGGCAATTGCTGCCTCTGGTGGAAAAGACTCCACGGTGCTGGCACATGTCATGAAGCTGCTGAACCAGCGACACAACTACGGGCTGGAACTGATGCTGCTGTCAGTAGATGAAGGGATCACTGGTTATCGGGATGATTCCCTAGAGACTGTGCAAAGAAACCAGCAGCAATATGAGCTGCCGCTGAAGATTGTGTCGTACAAGGAGCTGTATGGATGGACAATGGATGCCATAGTCAAGCAGATTGGACTGAAGAATAACTGTACCTTCTGTGGTGTGTTCAGGAGACAGGCACTGGACAGGGGAGCTATGCTGCTGAAAGTGAACAGGATCTGCACAG GTCACAATGCTGATGATATTGCTGAGACTGTCCTGATGAACGTCCTGAGAGGTGACATTGCCCGATTGTGCCGCTGCACTGCCATTTCCACTGCTAGCGAGGGCGAAGGAGTCGTGCCGCGCTGCAAGCCCCTAAAATATGCCTACGAAAAGGAGATCGTGTTGTATGCCTACTTCAAAAAGTTGGACTATTTCTCTACTGAATGTATTTACTCCCCCAACGCCTATCGTGGCCATGCCCGGACTTTTTTGAAGGACCTGGAGAGCATCAGGCCAAGTGCCATAATAGATGTCATCCACTCTGGGGAGAACCTGTCTGTGCGGGACAGTGTGAAGATGCCTGTTCAGGGATCCTGCAGCCGCTGTGGCTACATCTCCAGCCAGATGCTCTGCAAAGCCTGTATGCTGCTGGAGGGGCTGAACAGAGGCCTGCCCAAGCTAGGCATTGGCAAACCCCACCGCCTGCACGAAAAGATCTTGTCAAAGCAGCCGCTcactgaggaggaggagaggaagcTCAAACCAGCTGTTTTTTAA